The DNA segment CGGCAATACATCAAGAGGCTTTGTGATGTCAGATTTCGTTACAACCAGATACATGTATTTCACATACTACAGAGAGAAAAGCCATATACTCGAAGTAGATAACCAAACACAGAATATCGTCAAGGGCAATGATTCAGATCTGGTTCTCATAAGAAAAGGGGAGCTTGAGAGAAGACCGCTGAGATTTTATATAGCGGAGAAAGGATTTATCAAGGAGCCCAGCATCGATGATTCCTTGGAATACTACTATCCTAGTAATAAGAAGTTGTGGTCTTCTCTGAATAAATATGATAAGATATACGACTCAAGCAGCATCTCAACTTACATATGAAAAACAAAGGAAAGCGTTCACGTTAGTGAACTGCTCTTCTTATAGAGGTTCAGGTAGGCCCATTCTGCCACAACCCCAATGCTGCTACGCCTGAATACCCTGTAACTTGTCTCAAGGGAGGGGTTAAAATGGGACTTAAAAGAACATAGCCTTCGGGTATCAGCTCCACCTATCTCAAAAACACTATTTGTGTTCTTGGCCATCTTGATGAATTCCCAGAATATGAACTCATTGACAGGCAGGTTCACATCCGGCTTTGGAGTTCCAAGCCAAGAGATCAGCTTGTTTTTATACATGATAGCTAAATTGGACCCTACGATAACGCCTTCCTCATCATATACGTAGTATAGCCTGATATTATCTGGGTACAGATGGAGCAGGTCTGCAAGGTATTCCATACTTATGATCGGAAGCTTTAAACCCTGCTCCTTATATCTTCTCGACAGCAGATCAAAGAAAGGAGCAAGCTCAGTGCTCTGTACCATTTCTATGCCGAACTTTTTACTATTGATTCCCCGTATCAGACGCTTTGTTGAGCGGCTGAATCCCTTGAGTATGTCATCCAGGGAAGCATCAGTAGGAATATAATAAGTGAACAGAGGGTCCACCGAATAATCGTTCCATTTGAACTCCCTTATATCACTGAAAGCAGAAGGCAGCTGAATGGACAGATAAACAGGAGATAGTTTATCAAGCTTTTCTGTGATACCTTTCACAATCTCCTTTAAGCGGGCTTCTTTACCGTTCTGTGTAAGTTCGACATAGTCTGAACTCATTATAAATCCCATGTATGGTATCCCCGTACGTGGAGGGGGTGAGAAGACCGCACTTACTCGGTAATTGGACTTCAGAAAAGCCGGGAATACGCCTGCCAATGTGTCCTTTACGTAGATGCCGTAAGGAAGCAAGATATAACCTGTATGTTTTTCAATGGTC comes from the Methanolobus chelungpuianus genome and includes:
- a CDS encoding GNAT family N-acetyltransferase; protein product: MQISTLDDSSIWDDFVDSSPYGTLFHKWDFLKTIEKHTGYILLPYGIYVKDTLAGVFPAFLKSNYRVSAVFSPPPRTGIPYMGFIMSSDYVELTQNGKEARLKEIVKGITEKLDKLSPVYLSIQLPSAFSDIREFKWNDYSVDPLFTYYIPTDASLDDILKGFSRSTKRLIRGINSKKFGIEMVQSTELAPFFDLLSRRYKEQGLKLPIISMEYLADLLHLYPDNIRLYYVYDEEGVIVGSNLAIMYKNKLISWLGTPKPDVNLPVNEFIFWEFIKMAKNTNSVFEIGGADTRRLCSFKSHFNPSLETSYRVFRRSSIGVVAEWAYLNLYKKSSSLT